In Rutidosis leptorrhynchoides isolate AG116_Rl617_1_P2 unplaced genomic scaffold, CSIRO_AGI_Rlap_v1 contig472, whole genome shotgun sequence, a single genomic region encodes these proteins:
- the LOC139883913 gene encoding uncharacterized protein: MLPHSYTVDSLSQSQDLASTILSSSTQSQIAAACASIESFLHSHSPDQLRHFFSLTFPTLICKLFGFSDASPSSAASVAAAPTSKTNGWIDVIVQSNDAEFASRVFSLLAPDGLLLKAISAVDNQCLVKYVFPVERLPVWARLMLSVQNYARVLADFCPLFIGKVKEDSIKGSLYQVQLNVFEYYMFWFAYYPICKASGENTNSFLTKKDMKYKLENWTSSIIGLPSSINRKPEQKLECNLYMCLLYAYLKAFVPINDLNAHQPYRSSLLHYSSINDGSVIMRAEFLVNTLVHYWLVDNDFSPLPISSCKPLGVSNPLRSVLGEAPPTVGLGEVVKLFVKYLNLSTFSSSGLSESTVEYSNSPRWKVNGSPFEGLKSKDVAAVTSCVQSVGLWNGCIQRPLYRFILRAFLFCPLGSSIKNVSQVFSVWTAYLEPWAAISADFTELDEIVDRGKDLRKENQLQGSGYSNFWQGYVLSNYLYYSSLVMHFIGFAHKFLHTDPEVIVQMVLKIMTILSSSKELTELLRNMYTVFHLKQASTGKGTPGSLQRFVPSIQEQLQDWEDGLCESDADGSFLHDKWNKDLKLFDNGEDGGQQLLQLFILRAEAELQATSRNNLAQNLQCIDSLKAHVCCVFGGNTTLKPISISPEGGNQPQKSRDEIFKPRGVGNYKFADIKYKGDWMNRPVSDDEIACLVKLLILLSNWLNDILGLNRAPSPNVSPKWSYVEVSDGVDCVSGTSETLKAVLLAVGSWLLMLGASMVNFLRKRGVKVNLRVLASKKVMMVLLMFCVFAILNRMFRKLF, from the exons ATGCTCCCTCACTCATACACCGTCGATTCTCTCTCACAGTCTCAAGACCTAGCTTCCACCATCCTATCTTCCTCCACACAATCTCAAATCGCCGCCGCTTGCGCTTCCATCGAGTCTTTCCTGCACTCGCACTCCCCCGATCAGCTCCGTCACTTCTTCTCCCTCACATTTCCGACTCTCATCTGTAAGCTGTTTGGCTTCAGTGACGCCTCTCCTTCCTCCGCCGCCTCCGTCGCGGCCGCGCCAACCTCCAAAACCAACGGATGGATTGATGTGATTGTTCAATCGAATGACGCAGAGTTCGCTTCTCGCGTTTTCTCTCTCCTTGCTCCTGATGGATTGCTTTTGAAGGCGATTTCGGCGGTTGATAATCAGTGCCTCGTCAAATACGTGTTTCCAGTTGAGCGACTGCCGGTATGGGCAAGATTGATGCTCTCCGTGCAGAATTATGCCCGTGTTTTAGCTGATTTCTGCCCGCTCTTCATAGGTAAAGTGAAAGAAGACTCGATTAAGGGATCTTTGTATCAAGTCCAGCTAAATGTTTTTGAGTATTACATGTTTTGGTTTGCTTATTATCCAATATGTAAGGCAAGTGGCGAGAATACAAATTCTTTCTTGACGAAAAAGGATATGAAGTACAAATTGGAGAACTGGACTTCTTCAATTATAGGTTTACCAAGTAGCATCAATCGCAAACCAGAGCAGAAATTAGAGTGCAATCTTTATATGTGTCTTTTATATGCATACTTGAAAGCCTTTGTGCCTATAAATGACTTGAATGCTCATCAACCCTATCGTAGCTCGCTGCTACATTACTCAAGCATAAATGATGGTTCAGTCATAATGCGAGCTGAGTTTTTGGTTAATACTTTGGTTCATTACTGGTTAGTCGATAATGATTTTTCACCTCTGCCGATTAGTTCATGCAAGCCACTCGGTGTGTCAAATCCATTACGATCAGTACTGGGGGAGGCTCCTCCAACAGTGGGATTGGGAGAAGTTGTTAAGTTGTTTGTGAAGTATTTGAATTTGAGCACATTTTCAAGCAGTGGTTTGAGTGAGAGTACTGTTGAATATAGTAATAGTCCAAGGTGGAAGGTTAATGGGTCCCCATTTGAGGGTTTGAAATCAAAGGATGTTGCAGCAGTCACATCCTGTGTTCAATCAGTCGGGTTGTGGAATGGCTGTATACAGAGGCCTTTGTATAGGTTTATCTTGAGGGCATTCTTGTTTTGTCCGCTTGGTAGTTCTATTAAGAATGTGTCTCAAGTTTTTTCGGTTTGGACGGCTTATTTAGAACCATGGGCGGCTATTTCTGCTGATTTTACTGAGCTCGATGAGATTGTGGATCGTGGCAAGGATTTGAGGAAAGAGAATCAGTTGCAGGGTTCTGGATATTCAAACTTTTGGCAGGGATATGTGCTGTCAAACTATCTCTACTATAGCTCCTTGGTTATGCATTTTATCGGGTTTGCGCACAAGTTCCTTCATACTGATCCAGAAGTAATAGTACAGATGGTGTTGAAG ATTATGACCATATTGTCATCATCTAAAGAGTTGACCGAGCTTTTAAGGAATATGTATACTGTTTTCCATCTCAAACAAGCTTCAACAGGCAAAGGAACGCCAGGTAGTTTGCAGAGATTTGTGCCTTCAATTCAGGAACAGTTGCAG GACTGGGAAGATGGCTTATGTGAGAGTGATGCCGATGGATCTTTCTTGCATGATAAATGGAACAAAGATCTTAAGCTTTTCGACAATGGGGAAGATGGTGGACAACAATTGCTTCAG TTGTTCATTCTTCGTGCAGAAGCAGAGTTACAAGCCACTTCTCGTAATAATCTCGCGCAGAATCTTCAATGCATAGATTCCTTGAAGGCACACGTTTGCTGTGTTTTCGGTGGAAACACTACTCTTAAGCCGATTTCGATCTCTCCTGAAGGAGGGAATCAGCCTCAAAAATCCCGTGATGAGATATTCAAGCCTAGAGGAGTCGGAAACTATAAATTTGCCGATATCAAGTACAAGGGTGACTGGATGAATCGCCCAGTTTCCGACGACGAAATCGCATGTCTTGTGAAACTTCTCATATTGCTGTCGAATTGGCTGAATGACATTCTAGGATTGAATCGTGCGCCGAGTCCCAATGTATCCCCGAAATGGTCTTATGTTGAGGTTTCCGACGGCGTCGATTGTGTTTCCGGAACTTCCGAAACTTTGAAGGCCGTTTTATTGGCAGTTGGCTCATGGCTTCTAATGTTGGGCGCTTCTATGGTGAACTTCTTGAGGAAAAGAGGTGTAAAGGTGAATCTCCGTGTGCTAGCTTCTAAAAAGGTTATGATGGTTTTGCTCATGTTCTGTGTATTTGCCATTTTGAATAGAATGTTTAGGAAACTGTTTTGA